One Coffea arabica cultivar ET-39 chromosome 5e, Coffea Arabica ET-39 HiFi, whole genome shotgun sequence DNA segment encodes these proteins:
- the LOC113690018 gene encoding proteasome activator subunit 4 isoform X3, with amino-acid sequence MNLCLDHWDCVPNSQFWNSQWASVTARVIKNYKFIDWEKFLPTLFNRYLNMFEVPVANGSGSNPFSVDVSRNTRFLFSNRTVTPSKAIAKSIVYLLKPGGAAQKYFEKLVNLLEQYYHPSNGGRWTYSLERFLAYLVHIFHKRLLHEQMSSRDDGKKSELFLQQSDRLSFINALLKLIDRGQYSKNENLSDTVAAATSVLSYLEPSLVLPFLASRFHMALETMTATHQLKSAVTSVAYAGRSLFLTTLSCSPFKQDDFGGTDSFSDLLMIALSNALLGLDANDPPKTLATMQLIGSLFSNMALLEDSTNELSPLPEFQFSEWLDEFLIRLFSLLRHLEPSGVLNEGVHSSTTSGTILVEDGPYYFCMLEIVLGRLSRALYKQALNKISKFVKSNILPGAIAEVGLLCCACVNSNPEEAVLHIVEPILLSVISSLRETPVMGYGGRRTSVAIGRSKEKATLSPALETNIEYQLKILSVAISYGGPALLRYKDEFKEVIFSAFDSTSWKVNGAGDHVLRSLLGSLIHYYPIDQYKCLLRHSAAASLEEWISTKDFSNAVPPVGPKWHIPCDDEVEFANELLKLHFDCALDDLQKICQSKIHCDPGNEKEHLKVTLLRIDSSLQGILSCLPDFRPSVGNGMVEDSGLFSFLIAGATGSLVGSTELREKAAEIIHAACKYLLEEKSDDSILLLLVIRIMDALGNYGSSEYEEWSSHRQAWKLESAAIIEPPINFIVSSHSKGKRRPRWALIDKAYMHSTWRSSQSSYHLFRTSGNISPSDHVLILLDDLLNLCLHSYETVRTLAGKSLLKMLKRWPSTISSCVYALSENLKAPSSPEYAVLGSCAVLSTQTVLKRLTSDAKALCCFLRGILSSSRHESLKSQKAITELFVKYNIYFEGIPRSILRASGIHSDATDFSDLVSEIGSMSFESTNLHWRYNLMANRVLLLLSMASANDPHSSTNILKETSGHFLKNLKSQLPQTRILAISALNTLLKESPYKVSAGNPVFIRDVQGTTKSSLEGALSIIFQEEGFFNETLSSLSHVHIIADADSASSRGHHGNSSFQSLADKSITHFYFDFSASWPRTPNWISLLGSDPFYSNFARIFKRLTQECGMPVLLALRDALIEFVNSQERSKQCVAAEAFAGVLHSDVAGVSEAWDSWMMTQLQNVIYSQSVESVPEWAACIRYAVTGKGKYGTRVPLLRQRVMDCLMTPLSQTVTSSVVAKRYTFLSAAFIEISPQRMLRGETELHFTLLKELVCNMSHSSAQVRESIGVTLCVLCSNIRLHESCSPSNSLEGVRGDVYGNFEGGSWDEYIVQRASELAVNIHNISACDILETSLDKTLDNGISKDHSRDDVNWMETVFHFVISSLKSGRSSVLLDVIAGLLYPIISLQETSNKDLSTLAKAAFELLKWRVFHGTRTQKAISLILSLGSDSNWRTRSATLTFLRTFMYRHTFILSNVDERQIWHTVEKLLADNQIEVREHAAAVLAGLMKGGDADLAEDFRNRAFREANIILKKRRQRNLRSGLSVASIHGPVLALAACVLSIPYDMPSWLPEHVTLLAHFVSEPSPVKSTVTKAVAEFRRTHADTWNIQKDAFSEDQLEVLADTSSSSSYFA; translated from the exons CTCCATCAAAGGCTATTGCTAAATCAATT GTTTATCTATTGAAACCTGGTGGTGCAGCACAAAAATACTTTGAGAAATTGGTCAACCTCTTGGAACA ATATTATCATCCTTCTAATGGCGGTCGTTGGACTTATTCACTGGAGCGCTTTTTGGCTTACTTGGTTCACATATTTCACAAACGTTTGCTACATGAGCAAAT GAGCAGCAGGGATGATGGCAAGAAAAGTGAACTCTTCCTCCAGCAGTCTGACCGACTTTCTTTTATAAATGCATTGCTGAAGCTGATTGATCGTGGTCAATATAGCAAGAATGAGAATCTATCTGATACAGTTGCTGCAGCAACCTCTGTTTTGTCATACCTGGAACCTTCACTTGTTCTACCATTTTTAGCATCTCGCTTCCACATGGCTTTGGAGACT ATGACAGCTACACACCAGTTGAAGAGTGCTGTGACATCTGTGGCTTATGCAGGGCGATCGCTGTTTCTCACTACCCTGTCATGTTCACCTTTCAAACAAGATGATTTTGGTGGCACCGATTCTTTCAGTGATCTTCTGATGATTGCTTTGTCCAATGCCTTACTTGGTTTAGATGCCAATGATCCACCAAAAACCTTGGCAACCATGCAACTGATTGGTTCTTTGTTCTCCAAT ATGGCTTTGCTGGAAGATAGTACAAATGAATTATCACCCTTACCAGAATTTCAGTTTTCCGAGTGGCTTGATGAGTTCTTGATTCGTCTTTTTTCTTTGCTTCGGCACTTGGAACCAAGCGGTGTTCT GAATGAAGGAGTTCATTCATCAACAACTTCAGGAACAATTCTTGTTGAGGATGGTCCTTACTACTTCTGCATGTTAGAAATTGTCCTAGGGAGGCTTTCAAGAGCACTTTATAAACAG GCTttaaacaaaatttccaagtttgTTAAATCAAATATTCTTCCTGGGGCAATTGCTGAAGTAGGACTACTATGTTGTGCCTGTGTCAATTCAAATCCAGAAGAGGCAGTTCTTCATATCGTTGAGCCAATTCTACTGTCTGTTATATCTTCCTTGAGAGAGACACCTGTTATGGGTTATGGAGGGAGAAGAACTTCTGTAGCCATTGGACGAAGCAAG GAAAAAGCCACACTTTCTCCAGCTCTTGAAACAAATATTGAGTATCAATTGAAAATATTATCAGTTGCGATCAGCTATGGAGGTCCTGCACTTCTTCGCTACAAGGATGAGTTTAAGGAAGTGATTTTTTCTGCGTTTGATTCAACATCTTGGAAG GTAAATGGTGCTGGTGATCACGTTCTCAGATCTCTTCTTGGAAGCTTGATTCATTACTATCCTATTGACCAATACAA GTGTCTTTTGCGTCATTCTGCTGCTGCATCATTAGAGGAATGGATTAGCACAAAAGATTTTTCAAATGCTGTACCACCTGTCGGTCCAAAGTGGCATATCCCTTGTGATGATGAAGTTGAATTTGCGAATGAACTCTTGAAGTTGCACTTTGACTGTGCTTTAGATGACCTTCAGAAGATATGCCAATCTAAGATCCACTGTGATCCAG GAAATGAGAAAGAGCATTTGAAAGTGACTCTTTTGCGTATTGATTCATCATTACAAGGCATTTTGTCATGCTTGCCCGATTTCAGACCGTCTGTTGGGAATGGGATGGTAGAAGATTCTggtcttttttctttcttaattgCTGGAGCAACAGGTTCACTTGTTGGCAGCACAGAATTGCGAGAAAAGGCTGCTGAGATTATCCATGCTGCTTGCAA ATACCTGTTggaggaaaaatctgatgatAGCATTCTCTTGCTGCTTGTCATTCGTATAATGGATGCTTTAGGAAATTATG GAAGTTCTGAATATGAGGAGTGGTCGAGTCACCGGCAGGCTTGGAAACTGGAATCTGCTGCCATAATAGAACCTCCGATCAATTTCATTGTGTCATCTCATtctaaaggaaaaagaag GCCTAGATGGGCTCTTATCGACAAAGCATATATGCACAGCACTTGGAGATCATCACAGTCATCATACCATCTGTTTCGGACGAGTGGCAACATATCTCCATCTGATCATGTGCTTATCTTGCTGGATGATCTTCTTAATCTGTGTTTACACAGCTATGAAACAGTCCGGAC ACTTGCTGGGAAATCTCTTCTGAAAATGCTGAAAAGATGGCCTTCTACAATCTCGAGCTGTGTGTATGCTCTGAGTGAAAATTTAAAGGCTCCGAGTTCACCAGAATATGCTGTCTTGGGCTCTTGTGCAGTCCTTTCAACCCAAACTGTTCTCAAGCGTTTGACATCG GATGCAAAGGCCCTCTGTTGTTTTCTTCGTGGAATTCTTTCAAG CTCTCGTCATGAATCACTAAAATCTCAGAAAGCAATTACTGAG CTCTTTGTCAAGTACAATATCTATTTTGAAGGTATACCTAGAAGCATTTTAAGGGCATCAGGGATTCATTCGGATGCAACTGATTTCTCAGATTTGGTTTCTGAGATTGGTTCCATGAGTTTTGAAAGTACAAATTTGCATTGGAG GTATAATCTGATGGCTAACAGAGTGCTGCTACTTTTGTCTATGGCATCTGCAAATGATCCACATTCATCTACAAATATTCTTAAGGAAACTTCTG GTCATTTCTTAAAGAATTTGAAGAGTCAACTTCCACAGACGAGAATTCTAGCTATCTCTGCCTTAAATACTCTGTTAAAAGAATCACCTTACAAAGTCTCTGCTGGAAACCCTGTTTTCATTCGGGATGTACAGGGAACCACCAAATCTTCGCTTGAAGGAGCTTTGAGTATTATATTTCAAGAAGAGGGGTTCTTCAATGAGACTCTGAGTAGTCTTTCTCATGTGCATATAATTGCTGATGCAGATAGTGCATCCTCCCGAGGACATCACGGAAATTCTTCCTTCCAGAGCTTGGCAGACAAATCAATCACACACTTCTATTTTGACTTCTCTGCTTCATGGCCTCGTACTCCTAACTGGATATCTTTGCTAGGAAGTGATCCTTTTTATTCAAATTTTGCTAGAATCTTCAAACGTCTAACCCAAGAATGTGGCATGCCTGTTTTGCTGGCACTTAGAGATGCATTGATAGAGTTTGTTAATTCCCAGGAGAGGTCTAAGCAATGTGTTGCAGCTGAGGCATTTGCTGGAGTCTTGCATTCTGATGTCGCTGGTGTTTCAGAAGCATGGGACAGCTGGATGATGACCCAATTACAAAATGTTATTTATTCCCAATCGGTGGAATCTGTTCCAGAGTGGGCTGCTTGTATTCGTTATGCAGTTACTGGTAAGGGAAAATATGGTACTAGGGTACCTCTTCTGAGACAAAGAGTCATGGATTGTCTAATGACTCCATTGAGCCAGACAGTTACTTCTTCAGTAGTTGCCAAGCGCTACACTTTTCTTTCAGCTGCATTTATAGAAATATCCCCACAAAGGATGCTAAGAGGTGAAACAGAGCTTCATTTTACGCTATTGAAGGAGTTGGTGTGTAATATGAGTCATTCATCAGCTCAA GTGAGAGAATCAATTGGAGTTACCCTATGTGTGTTATGCTCAAATATTCGGCTTCATGAATCCTGTTCTCCTAGTAACTCTCTTGAAGGGGTAAGGGGTGATGTATATGGAAATTTTGAAGGTGGAAGTTGGGATGAATATATTGTGCAACGAGCTTCAGAACTTGCAGTGAATATCCACAACATTAGTGCTTGTGACATATTGGAAACCTCCTTGGACAAAACCTTAGACAATGGAATATCAAAAGACCATTCTAGAGATGATGTTAATTGGATGGAAACG GTATTCCATTTCGTCATCTCTTCTCTGAAGTCTGGAAGATCTTCAGTTTTGCTGGATGTTATTGCGGGCCTACTGTACCCCATCATCTCCTTGCAG GAAACATCAAATAAAGATTTGTCAACTCTAGCCAAAGCAGCTTTTGAATTGCTAAAATGGAGGGTTTTCCATGGAACAAGAACCCAGAAAGCCATCTCTCTTATTCTTTCTTTAGGAAGTGACTCCAACTGGCGAACTAGATCTGCAACTTTGACGTTTTTGAGGACTTTTATGTACAG GCACACTTTCATCCTCTCAAATGTGGATGAGAGGCAAATATGGCATACTGTTGAAAAGCTACTTGCAGACAATCAAATTGAG GTAAGGGAGCATGCAGCTGCAGTATTAGCTGGCCTCATGAAGGGTGGAGATGCTGATCTAGCTGAAGACTTCCGTAACAGAGCTTTTAGGGAAGCAAACATCATCCTGAAGAAAAGAAGGCAAAG AAATTTGAGATCCGGGCTTTCTGTAGCGTCAATTCATGGTCCTGTACTTGCTTTAGCAGCTTGCGTATTATCCATTCCGTACGATATGCCCAG